A section of the Ochotona princeps isolate mOchPri1 chromosome 19, mOchPri1.hap1, whole genome shotgun sequence genome encodes:
- the SNAP47 gene encoding synaptosomal-associated protein 47 isoform X3, which yields MRTSCFLPRSGQGPESGFFPGLPGCAPPLAPQRERLCFHVAQLFQEKMSKDICIHAWPCCYYLDPEKRWVHGKLSLTSHSLKFTADRTGEILVGFPLASIIEMKKEASHFIFSSITILEKDHAKHWFSSLQPNRNAVFTIIEHFWRELLLSQAGASVEAMVSPLSRGKELTGMMAGSQKRLEDTAKVLHHQGEQLSNAMRCLEKMESDLDVADRLLTELESPSWWPFSPKFWKIPSEPKPREGASAATCEPFGKEGILIVIPGIISGRTESHTKPGRLTILISGLEIHDSNSLLLHRFEREDIDDIKVHSPYEISIRQRFIGKPDVVYRVLSAKMPKVVPILEVQFSKRIELLEDAFMFRTSGVSSSAEKSCSVWHTDPEEDERACPGC from the exons AGGGAAAGGCTGTGCTTCCATGTGGCACAACTGTTCCAGGAAAAGATGAGCAAAGACATCTGTATCCATGCCTGGCCCTGCTGTTACTACCTGGACCCTGAAAAACGCTGGGTCCATGGAAAGCTGTCCTTAACATCACACTCCTTGAAGTTCACAGCTGACAGAACTGGTGAAATTCTGGTTGGCTTTCCCCTTGCCAGCATCATTGAGATGAAGAAGGAGGCTTCCCATTTCATCTTCAGTTCCATCACCATCCTGGAGAAAGACCATGCCAAGCACTGGTTCAGCTCCTTGCAGCCAAATCGGAATGCAGTCTTTACCATCATTGAGCATTTCTGGAGggagctgctgctgtcccaggcaggaGCTTCTGTGGAGGCCATGGTTTCCCCCTTGTCCCGGGGAAAGGAGCTCACTGGAATGATGGCTGGGTCCCAGAAACGGCTGGAAGATACTGCAAAGGTCCTTCACCACCAGGGGGAGCAGCTGAGCAACGCCATGAGGTGTCTGGAGAAGATGGAATCAGATTTGGATGTGGCTGACAG ATTGCTGACAGAATTGGAATCTCCTTCCTGGTGGCCCTTTAGCCCCAAGTTTTGGAAGATACCATCAGAACCAAAGCCTAGGGAGGGCGCCTCAGCAGCTACCTGTGAACCTTTTGGAAAAGAAGGGATTCTGATTGTAATTCCTGGTATTATTTCTGGAAGAACAGAGTCCCACACTAAACCAGGAAGGCTCACCATCCTCATTTCTGGGTTGGAAATCCATGACTCCAATTCTTTGCTACTGCACCGATTCGAAAGAGAAGACATTGATGACATTAAGGTTCACTCACCTTATGAGATTAGCATACGTCAGCgcttcattggaaagccagatgtggTTTATCGTGTGCTATCTGCCAAGATGCCAAAAGTTGTTCCCATTCTAGAAGTTCAGTTCAGCAAGAGGATTGAGCTATTAGAAGATGCCTTCATGTTCAGAACCTCAGGAGTGTCTTCCTCTGCAGAGAAGAGCTGCTCTGTGTGGCACACAG ATCCTGAAGAAGATGAAAGGGCTTGCCCTGGATGCTGA
- the SNAP47 gene encoding synaptosomal-associated protein 47 isoform X2, which produces MRTSCFLPRSGQGPESGFFPGLPGCAPPLAPQRERLCFHVAQLFQEKMSKDICIHAWPCCYYLDPEKRWVHGKLSLTSHSLKFTADRTGEILVGFPLASIIEMKKEASHFIFSSITILEKDHAKHWFSSLQPNRNAVFTIIEHFWRELLLSQAGASVEAMVSPLSRGKELTGMMAGSQKRLEDTAKVLHHQGEQLSNAMRCLEKMESDLDVADRLLTELESPSWWPFSPKFWKIPSEPKPREGASAATCEPFGKEGILIVIPGIISGRTESHTKPGRLTILISGLEIHDSNSLLLHRFEREDIDDIKVHSPYEISIRQRFIGKPDVVYRVLSAKMPKVVPILEVQFSKRIELLEDAFMFRTSGVSSSAEKSCSVWHTGTVAGSWVGSKAAGAQTSIPIWDPGITSDTLPILKKMKGLALDAEAELERQDEALDGITAAVDRATLIVDKHNRRMRKLT; this is translated from the exons AGGGAAAGGCTGTGCTTCCATGTGGCACAACTGTTCCAGGAAAAGATGAGCAAAGACATCTGTATCCATGCCTGGCCCTGCTGTTACTACCTGGACCCTGAAAAACGCTGGGTCCATGGAAAGCTGTCCTTAACATCACACTCCTTGAAGTTCACAGCTGACAGAACTGGTGAAATTCTGGTTGGCTTTCCCCTTGCCAGCATCATTGAGATGAAGAAGGAGGCTTCCCATTTCATCTTCAGTTCCATCACCATCCTGGAGAAAGACCATGCCAAGCACTGGTTCAGCTCCTTGCAGCCAAATCGGAATGCAGTCTTTACCATCATTGAGCATTTCTGGAGggagctgctgctgtcccaggcaggaGCTTCTGTGGAGGCCATGGTTTCCCCCTTGTCCCGGGGAAAGGAGCTCACTGGAATGATGGCTGGGTCCCAGAAACGGCTGGAAGATACTGCAAAGGTCCTTCACCACCAGGGGGAGCAGCTGAGCAACGCCATGAGGTGTCTGGAGAAGATGGAATCAGATTTGGATGTGGCTGACAG ATTGCTGACAGAATTGGAATCTCCTTCCTGGTGGCCCTTTAGCCCCAAGTTTTGGAAGATACCATCAGAACCAAAGCCTAGGGAGGGCGCCTCAGCAGCTACCTGTGAACCTTTTGGAAAAGAAGGGATTCTGATTGTAATTCCTGGTATTATTTCTGGAAGAACAGAGTCCCACACTAAACCAGGAAGGCTCACCATCCTCATTTCTGGGTTGGAAATCCATGACTCCAATTCTTTGCTACTGCACCGATTCGAAAGAGAAGACATTGATGACATTAAGGTTCACTCACCTTATGAGATTAGCATACGTCAGCgcttcattggaaagccagatgtggTTTATCGTGTGCTATCTGCCAAGATGCCAAAAGTTGTTCCCATTCTAGAAGTTCAGTTCAGCAAGAGGATTGAGCTATTAGAAGATGCCTTCATGTTCAGAACCTCAGGAGTGTCTTCCTCTGCAGAGAAGAGCTGCTCTGTGTGGCACACAG GCAccgtagcagggagttgggtaggaagcaaagcagctggagctCAAACAAGCATTccaatttgggatcctggcatcacaaGTGATACTTTACCT ATCCTGAAGAAGATGAAAGGGCTTGCCCTGGATGCTGAGGCAGAGCTAGAGCGGCAGGACGAGGCTTTGGATGGCATCACTGCAGCTGTGGATCGGGCAACCTTAATTGTGGACAAGCACAACCGGCGCATGAGGAAGCTGACTTAG
- the SNAP47 gene encoding synaptosomal-associated protein 47 isoform X1, which translates to MRTSCFLPRSGQGPESGFFPGLPGCAPPLAPQRERLCFHVAQLFQEKMSKDICIHAWPCCYYLDPEKRWVHGKLSLTSHSLKFTADRTGEILVGFPLASIIEMKKEASHFIFSSITILEKDHAKHWFSSLQPNRNAVFTIIEHFWRELLLSQAGASVEAMVSPLSRGKELTGMMAGSQKRLEDTAKVLHHQGEQLSNAMRCLEKMESDLDVADRLLTELESPSWWPFSPKFWKIPSEPKPREGASAATCEPFGKEGILIVIPGIISGRTESHTKPGRLTILISGLEIHDSNSLLLHRFEREDIDDIKVHSPYEISIRQRFIGKPDVVYRVLSAKMPKVVPILEVQFSKRIELLEDAFMFRTSGVSSSAEKSCSVWHTASGLLGRPGHRELPAEGQEAGSLQLQRSVPLLSEGDTEELCQILKKMKGLALDAEAELERQDEALDGITAAVDRATLIVDKHNRRMRKLT; encoded by the exons AGGGAAAGGCTGTGCTTCCATGTGGCACAACTGTTCCAGGAAAAGATGAGCAAAGACATCTGTATCCATGCCTGGCCCTGCTGTTACTACCTGGACCCTGAAAAACGCTGGGTCCATGGAAAGCTGTCCTTAACATCACACTCCTTGAAGTTCACAGCTGACAGAACTGGTGAAATTCTGGTTGGCTTTCCCCTTGCCAGCATCATTGAGATGAAGAAGGAGGCTTCCCATTTCATCTTCAGTTCCATCACCATCCTGGAGAAAGACCATGCCAAGCACTGGTTCAGCTCCTTGCAGCCAAATCGGAATGCAGTCTTTACCATCATTGAGCATTTCTGGAGggagctgctgctgtcccaggcaggaGCTTCTGTGGAGGCCATGGTTTCCCCCTTGTCCCGGGGAAAGGAGCTCACTGGAATGATGGCTGGGTCCCAGAAACGGCTGGAAGATACTGCAAAGGTCCTTCACCACCAGGGGGAGCAGCTGAGCAACGCCATGAGGTGTCTGGAGAAGATGGAATCAGATTTGGATGTGGCTGACAG ATTGCTGACAGAATTGGAATCTCCTTCCTGGTGGCCCTTTAGCCCCAAGTTTTGGAAGATACCATCAGAACCAAAGCCTAGGGAGGGCGCCTCAGCAGCTACCTGTGAACCTTTTGGAAAAGAAGGGATTCTGATTGTAATTCCTGGTATTATTTCTGGAAGAACAGAGTCCCACACTAAACCAGGAAGGCTCACCATCCTCATTTCTGGGTTGGAAATCCATGACTCCAATTCTTTGCTACTGCACCGATTCGAAAGAGAAGACATTGATGACATTAAGGTTCACTCACCTTATGAGATTAGCATACGTCAGCgcttcattggaaagccagatgtggTTTATCGTGTGCTATCTGCCAAGATGCCAAAAGTTGTTCCCATTCTAGAAGTTCAGTTCAGCAAGAGGATTGAGCTATTAGAAGATGCCTTCATGTTCAGAACCTCAGGAGTGTCTTCCTCTGCAGAGAAGAGCTGCTCTGTGTGGCACACAG CATCTGGTCTGCTGGGTCGCCCTGGTCACCGTGAGCTGCCTGCGGAGGGCCAGGAAGCTGGGTCACTGCAGCTGCAGAGGAGTGTGCCGCTGCTTTCTGAGGGAGATACTGAGGAGCTGTGTCAG ATCCTGAAGAAGATGAAAGGGCTTGCCCTGGATGCTGAGGCAGAGCTAGAGCGGCAGGACGAGGCTTTGGATGGCATCACTGCAGCTGTGGATCGGGCAACCTTAATTGTGGACAAGCACAACCGGCGCATGAGGAAGCTGACTTAG